Below is a genomic region from Actinoallomurus bryophytorum.
GCGGCGACCGGCTCGCGGCCGCGCTCAGCTTCTACGGCTTCCTGTCCTTCTTCCCGCTCGTCGCCCTGGCGTTCGCCGTCACCGGCTACGCGGTGGCGATCAGCCCGCACGCGCGCGACGCGGTCGCCAAGGCGATCGACCAGATCCTGCCGGAGCTGACCCACCGGCTCCCGGTGGCCCAGATCGCCTCGGCCAAGGCCGGTGCCGGGGTCCTCGCCCTCTTCGGGCTGGCGTGGAGCGGGCTGGGCTGGATCGGGGTCTGGCGCGAGTCGTTGCGCACGATGTGGCAAGGCGCCGCCGACGACGGCAACACCGTCGTCAACCGGCTCCGCGATCTCGGCGTGCTCTGGCTGCTCGGCCTGGCGCTGCTCGCGTCGGTGATCCTGTCCTCCGCGGCCTCGTCGGCGACGCACGCGGTGCTCGACTGGGTGGGGCTCGCGGACGTGACCGGCGCGGGCAGTCTCCTGCGGCTCATCGCCCTGTCCGTGGCGGTCGTCGCGGACGGCCTGATCTTCTTCATCCTGTTCACGACGCTGGCCGGCACGAAGGCGTCCTGGCGGCAGTTGCTGCGCGGCTGCGTGTTCGGCGCGATCGGGTTCGAGGTGCTCAAGCTCGTCGGCGCCTTCCTGGTCGCGCACACCGTACGTAACCCGGTGTACGCCTCCTTTGCGGTGATCGCCGGACTGGTGGTGTGGATCAACCTTTCGTCGCGGTTCATCCTGTTCACCGCCGCGTGGACGGCGACGCGCCGGGTGATCCTCAAGGCGGACGCGCCGCAGCCGGAGAAGCCGGAGTCGAACGAGTCCGAGGCGAAGGAGCCCGAGGCGAAGGAGCCCGAGCCGGAGGCGCCGCGATCGTCGCGCGAGTCCTGATCAGGAGTGCGTGGCCTCGTCGCCGTACGGCTCGTCGCGTGCCGTCTTCTTCCCCTCGGCCGATTCGCCGTTGTCCTGATCGACCGGCTCGAACGGGCCGCGTCCGTTCTGCGTCTCGCCGGCGCCCTCATCCGCGGGCTCCTGGATCGGGTTCGGGTGCGTCTGCCAGGAGGGCGGGACGTCGTCCCCGTCCGGTGTCGAGGGCGCTCCCGCGACCTTGACGTCGCCGGGCGGACGGCGTGACGGCGGTGGTGGCTTGTCGGCGCCGGATCCGGGGTCGGTCCAGTCATCGGACGGCAGCGGGTCACCGGCCGAAGGCTCTTCGGCGGGGCGGCGACGCCGCCGCAGGCCGAGGACCAGGCCGGCGATGATCGCGACGGCCGCGCCCGCGGGCAGCCCGACCTTCCACCAGTCGAGCCCGCCGGAGGACGCCCCGTGCGCGTCGGAGACCGGCCGGTTCGCCACGGCCTTCGGCGTGGGCTTGGCCGGCGGCGGTATCGGGTCCACGAGCGTGCCCACCGGCTCGGCCTTGGCGCGCTCCGCGAAGCCCCAGTTCAGCAGCTCGCGGGCGTCGGGCCAGAAGTCGGACTGGGCGTGCATGAGCGAAATGATGATCGTGTGCCCGTTGCGGGTGGCCGCGCCGACGAAGCTGCCCAGCGCGTGGCTGGTCCAGCCGTTCTTACCGCCGATCATGCCGGGGTAGCGGTCGCCGAGCAGGAGGTGGTCGTGCGTGCCGATCTCGTAGCCGCCGGTCTTGTGGCCCTTCTTGCGCTCCTCCTTGGTCGGCAGCGCCGGCCATTGGTAGAGCGTCGCCCCGACGTACTTGCGGAAGTCGTGCAGGGTCAGGCCCTGCTTCATGATCAGGGCCAGATCGTACGCGGAGCTGTGCTGCTGTTTCAGCGTGAGCGGCGGGTCGTCGTCCAGGCCGTTCGGCGTACGGGCGACGGTGTCGAGCGCCTGGATGCGGTGGGCCTCGGCGTTCATCGCGGCGAGCGTGTGCGGCATCCCGCCGCCCGCCTCGGCGAGCGCGATCGCGGCGTCGTTGCCGGACACCATCAGCAGGCCGTGGAACAGGTCGTTCACCGTGTAGGACAGCTTGGTGTCCAGGCCGACCGCGGAGCCGGAGGCGTTGACGGCGGCGGGGGAGGGCTTGAACTTCTTGTGCGGGTCCAGCCGGGGGATCAGCGTGATCGCGGTGAGCGTCTTGAGCGTGCTCGCCGGGCGGTAGTGCCCGTGCGGGTCCTTGGCCGCCAATACACGGCCCGTCTCCAGGTCCGCGATGACGTACGAGGACGCCGTGATGTGCGGCGGCTCCGCGGTTCCCGGATCGTGGATGTAGCCGTGGCCGGCCAGCTTGGCGCCGCCGACCGTGGTGCCGGCGCTCGCGGTGCCGGCATGTGCCGCGGGGACGTACAGAAGAGATCCTGCAGTGCCGCAGACGGCGAGCAAAGAGACGACTTTTCGCATGGCGGCCCAACGCTAGACGACCAGTACCTGAATGACCACATGGGTCTACCCCTGATAATGGTGCTTGATGAACATCTCTCGGCTTGCATCAGGATTTGTGCTGGGTCTTGCCGCATTCATGATCTTTGAATGGCTCATGCTCGCGAAGAATCTGGGTAGTGGCCCGGCCCGCTCGACGGCGTTCTACGTCGTGCACGGAATCCTGGTATGTGTGAACATCGTGCTGGCGATCGTGCTCGGCACCATCGGGTGGCGCGCCTGGAGTTCCTCGCGGCGCGGCTGACCGGCCCGGGGATCGAGTGGGAAGGGTGATTGCACCATGGACTCGGAGTCGGGACTGCCGATCGAGCCCGTCTATGGACCGGACACGCGGGCCGGGGCCGACCCCGCCGCGCTGGGCGAGCCGGGGGAGTTCCCCTTCACCCGTGGCGTCTATCCCACGATGTACACCAGCCGGCCGTGGACGATGCGGCAGTACGCCGGGTTCGGCACGGCGGCGGAGTCGAACCGCCGCTACCACCAGCTGATCGAGGCGGGCACGGCCGGTCTCTCGGTCGCCTTCGACCTGCCCACCCAGATGGGCTACGACTCGGACGCGACGATGGCGCTCGGCGAGGTCGGCAAGGTCGGCGTGGCGATCGACTCCATCGAGGACATGCGGACGCTGTTCGACGGCATCCCGCTGGACCAGGTGTCCACGTCGATGACGATCAACGCCCCCGCCGCGGTGCTCCTGCTGCTCTACCAGCTCGTCGCCGAAGAGCAGGGCATACCCGCCGGCAAACTCACCGGGACGATCCAGAACGACATCCTCAAGGAGTACATCGCCCGGGGCACCTACATCTTCCCGCCCAAGCCCAGCCTGCGCCTGGTCGCCGACTCCTTCCGCTACTGCAAGGAGGAGATCCCGAGGTGGAACACCATCTCGATCTCCGGCTACCACATGGCCGAGGCGGGGGCGACGCCCGTACAGGAGATCGCGTTCACCCTCGCGAACGCCAAGGAGTACGTGCGCGCCGCGGTCGAGTCCGGTCTGGAGGTCGACGCGTTCGCACCCCGGCTGTCCTTCTTCTTCGTGGCCCGCACCACGTTGCTGGAGGAGATCGCAAAGTTCCGCGCGGCACGCCGGATCTGGGCGCACATCATGGCCGAGGAGTTCGGCGCGAAGAACCCCAAGTCGCAGATGCTGCGCTTCCACACCCAGACCGCCGGGGTCCAGCTCACCGCCCAGCAGCCCGAGGTCAACATGGTGCGGGTCGCCATCCAGGCGCTCGGCGCGGTCATGGGCGGCACCCAGTCGCTGCACACCAACTCCTACGACGAGGCCATCGCGCTGCCCACCGAGAAGGCCGCGCGCCTCGCCCTGCGCACCCAGCAGGTGATCGCCAACGAGTCCGACCTGACCAGGACCGTCGACCCGTTCGCGGGCTCGTACGCCGTCGAGTCGATGACCGATGACATCGAGGAGGCCACCCGCGCCCTCATGGACCAGGTCGAGGAGTTCGGCGGCGCGGTGAACGCCATCGAAAAGGGCTTCCAGAAGAACGAGATCGAGCGGTCCGCCTACCGCACGGCGCTGGAGATCGACCATGGTGAGCGGGTCGTGGTCGGCGTCAACAAGTTCCGTACCGACGGCGACGAGCCCTACGATCCGCTGCGCGTGGACCCGTCGATCGGCGAGGCGCAGGCCGCCAAGCTGGCCAGGCTCCGCGACGAACGCGACGGTGACGAGGTACGCCGGCGGCTCGACGAGCTGCGCGGGCTCGCGGAGAAGGAAGGCGCGCAGGCCGAGGAGGGCGACCTGTCGGCCGGTGACGCCAACCTCCTCTATCCGCTGCGGGAGGCGCTGCGGGCGCGCGCGACGGTCGGCGAGGTCTGCGACGCGCTGCGCGACGTCTGGGGCGTCTACGTCCCGCCGGACGCGTACTGACCTGATCCAGCGCACCCCCGGCGAACGGAGACAGATCCATGGGCGAGACGGCCTGGCAGACCAACATCGACGCCTTCGAGCAGACGTCATGGTCGATGCTCGCGCTCGGCGACGAGCTCGATCCGGCGGACTGGGACCGCCCGACGGAGTGCCCCGGCTGGTCGGTCAAAGACCAGTACTCACATATCCTGGGAGTCGAGCGGTATCTGCTCGGTGACACCGACGACGGTGAGACCCGCACCGCGGCCAACACCGCGATCGACGTCGAGGCGCGGCGCGACAGTGAGCCCGCGAAGATCCTCGGTGAGCTGCGCGACGTCATCGACCGGCGACTGACGATGCTGCGCTCCGGAGCGATCGATCTGTCCGAGATGACCGACACACCGTTCGGGCGCACCATGCCCTACGGCGACTTCGTGGCCAACCGGGCGTTCGACGTCTGGATGCACGAACAGGACGTACGGCGGGCTGTGGCGCGTCCGGGCAACCTGGACGGGCCGGGCGCCGACTGCTCGAGGCAGATCCTCGCCGGAGCCCTGCCGTTCGTGATCGGCAAGCGCGCGGGGGCCGCACCCGGGCAGGCCGTGGTCATCGAGACGCCGGAGCACCGGTGGCGCGTCGAGATCGGCGACGACCGCCGGGCGCGTTTTCGCGACGGCGAGACCGAGCAGGCCGTACGCCTCCGCATGGCGTGGGAGACGTTCGTACGCCTCGGCGGTGGCCGGATCCCGGCCACCGGCGCCGACGTCGAGATCGACGGTGACACGGACCTCGCGGGCCGCATCCTGGCGGGGATGGCCATCACGCCTTGACCATGCCCGAGCGCCGACGATCGGCCGGTCATGATCAATTTGGTCATTAGTAGGGATTGCGTGTAGCCGAAACGGGTGGCAACGATGAGCGCACGGGTGCTCAGCTTGAGTCAACCGCACATCGCGGGGCAAAGACGTCGCGAGCCCGGCCGCCATGAGCGGCATCATTGTCCCCAGGTCCAAGCGGGACCATCCGGTATCCACGAGCCGCCGGTCGGTGGACGTGCTGGCCGGATTGTGCCACGTGCGTGGCATTAACCTGCAAGGATTGAGATCGGAGGTTGGCCGTGGCCATCGAGTTCAACGCATCACGGGGAGCCACACTCGGCGTCGAGTGGGAGCTCCAGCTCGTCGACGCCGAGACCATGCGTCTCAGGCAGGACGCGCGCGAGGTGCTGGCCGCGCTGCCCGGACTCAGCGAGGCCCAGGAGAATCCGAAAATCCGGCACGAGCTCATGGAATCCACCGTGGAGATCGTCACCGGCATCTGCCACACGGTCTCCGAGGCCCGCGCCGACCTCGCCGCCACGATCGCCGACCTGCGCTCCGTGACCGATCCACGGGGCACCGCTCTCGCGTGCACCGGCACCCATCCGATCAGTGACTGGCGCGACGCCGTCATGGCGCCGGTCCAGCGTTACGCCGAGCTCGTCGAGCAGATGCAGTGGCTCGCGCGGCGCATCCAGACCTTCGGGGTGCACGTCCACGTCGGCGTCCGCTCGGCCGACAAGGCCGTGCCGATCGTGAACGCGCTGTCCGCCTACCTTCCCCACTTCCTCGCGCTGACCGCGTCGAGCCCGTTCTGGAGCGGCAGCGACACCGGGCT
It encodes:
- a CDS encoding YihY/virulence factor BrkB family protein → MDSLRHWFSSLQDGVTGVLRRSRARWRTFDHLGRAYDRYRDKRGDRLAAALSFYGFLSFFPLVALAFAVTGYAVAISPHARDAVAKAIDQILPELTHRLPVAQIASAKAGAGVLALFGLAWSGLGWIGVWRESLRTMWQGAADDGNTVVNRLRDLGVLWLLGLALLASVILSSAASSATHAVLDWVGLADVTGAGSLLRLIALSVAVVADGLIFFILFTTLAGTKASWRQLLRGCVFGAIGFEVLKLVGAFLVAHTVRNPVYASFAVIAGLVVWINLSSRFILFTAAWTATRRVILKADAPQPEKPESNESEAKEPEAKEPEPEAPRSSRES
- a CDS encoding D-alanyl-D-alanine carboxypeptidase family protein codes for the protein MRKVVSLLAVCGTAGSLLYVPAAHAGTASAGTTVGGAKLAGHGYIHDPGTAEPPHITASSYVIADLETGRVLAAKDPHGHYRPASTLKTLTAITLIPRLDPHKKFKPSPAAVNASGSAVGLDTKLSYTVNDLFHGLLMVSGNDAAIALAEAGGGMPHTLAAMNAEAHRIQALDTVARTPNGLDDDPPLTLKQQHSSAYDLALIMKQGLTLHDFRKYVGATLYQWPALPTKEERKKGHKTGGYEIGTHDHLLLGDRYPGMIGGKNGWTSHALGSFVGAATRNGHTIIISLMHAQSDFWPDARELLNWGFAERAKAEPVGTLVDPIPPPAKPTPKAVANRPVSDAHGASSGGLDWWKVGLPAGAAVAIIAGLVLGLRRRRRPAEEPSAGDPLPSDDWTDPGSGADKPPPPSRRPPGDVKVAGAPSTPDGDDVPPSWQTHPNPIQEPADEGAGETQNGRGPFEPVDQDNGESAEGKKTARDEPYGDEATHS
- a CDS encoding SCO4848 family membrane protein, with protein sequence MNISRLASGFVLGLAAFMIFEWLMLAKNLGSGPARSTAFYVVHGILVCVNIVLAIVLGTIGWRAWSSSRRG
- a CDS encoding acyl-CoA mutase large subunit family protein, translated to MDSESGLPIEPVYGPDTRAGADPAALGEPGEFPFTRGVYPTMYTSRPWTMRQYAGFGTAAESNRRYHQLIEAGTAGLSVAFDLPTQMGYDSDATMALGEVGKVGVAIDSIEDMRTLFDGIPLDQVSTSMTINAPAAVLLLLYQLVAEEQGIPAGKLTGTIQNDILKEYIARGTYIFPPKPSLRLVADSFRYCKEEIPRWNTISISGYHMAEAGATPVQEIAFTLANAKEYVRAAVESGLEVDAFAPRLSFFFVARTTLLEEIAKFRAARRIWAHIMAEEFGAKNPKSQMLRFHTQTAGVQLTAQQPEVNMVRVAIQALGAVMGGTQSLHTNSYDEAIALPTEKAARLALRTQQVIANESDLTRTVDPFAGSYAVESMTDDIEEATRALMDQVEEFGGAVNAIEKGFQKNEIERSAYRTALEIDHGERVVVGVNKFRTDGDEPYDPLRVDPSIGEAQAAKLARLRDERDGDEVRRRLDELRGLAEKEGAQAEEGDLSAGDANLLYPLREALRARATVGEVCDALRDVWGVYVPPDAY
- a CDS encoding maleylpyruvate isomerase family mycothiol-dependent enzyme, encoding MGETAWQTNIDAFEQTSWSMLALGDELDPADWDRPTECPGWSVKDQYSHILGVERYLLGDTDDGETRTAANTAIDVEARRDSEPAKILGELRDVIDRRLTMLRSGAIDLSEMTDTPFGRTMPYGDFVANRAFDVWMHEQDVRRAVARPGNLDGPGADCSRQILAGALPFVIGKRAGAAPGQAVVIETPEHRWRVEIGDDRRARFRDGETEQAVRLRMAWETFVRLGGGRIPATGADVEIDGDTDLAGRILAGMAITP